CAAGTCTTTTGTGAAAGTTTATAACTACAATCACCTAATGCCCACAAGGTGAGCATTTCAagaactagaattttaaaatttcttctcccTGCTCTGTTGAATAAGGAGACAAACCTTGCAGCCATTCCAGCACCAGCAAGGAATATCATTTCCAAATTGTTCTTCTTCATCTCATAAAGTGGGCATGGTTTCCAGTTTTACCTTTGATCCATCTTTTAAGTGTTAGGTAAAGATTGTTTTCCATCCACAGTAAACACAGCCATGAGGTCTGATCTGCTGTCTTCCACTGTTCCACCCTCAAGGATAAATACTATAGGTTTCAAAAAGTCTGTGAATGCGCGAAAGCAAGCCTCCCTCAGTTAATTTCACTTACCTGTTGGGCCCTTTAGTCTGGGGACATACACTATCTTAGTGCAagtgttttttttgagagggagtctcgctctgtcgcccaggctggagtacaatggcgcaatcttggctgactgcaagctccgcctccgaggttcacgccattctcctgcctcagcctcccaagtagctgggactacaggcgcccaccaccacgcccggctaattttttgtatttttagtagagacggggtttcactgtgttagccaggatgatctcgatctgacctcatgatccgctcgcctcggcctcccaaagtgctgggattacaggcgtgagccaccgcgcctggcctagtacAAGTGTTTTTTAAGAAGTACgatggctgggcgcaggggctccagcctgtaatcccagcacttcaggaggccgagacgggcggaccacgaggtcgggagatcaagaccatactggctaacacgatgaaaccctgtctgtactaaaaaatacaaaaaactagccaggcgaggtggcgggcgcctgtagtcccagctacttgggaggcggaggcaggagaatggcgtaaacctgggaggcggagcttgcagtgagctgagatccggccacagcactccagcctgggcgactcagcaagactccgtctcaaaaaataagaagtatgagaggccgggcacaatggctgacacctataatcccaccactttgggagaccgggacagatggatcacctgagatcaggagtttgacaccagcctgaacaacatggtgaaaccccgtctttactaaaaatacaaaattagccggccgtggtggcacatacctgtaatcccagctactggggaggctgaggccagagaatcgcttgaacccgggaggcggaggttgcagtaagcgaagatcacaccattgcactccagcctgggcaatgagagcgaagctccatctcaaaaagaggtgtgaggccgaggcgagtggatcacaaggtcaggagatagagactgctggctaacacgtgaacccaggaggtggagcttgcagtgagccgagatcatgccactgcactccaacctgggtgacagagcaaaagtcCGTTTCAAAAAGAGGTGCAAGAATTGAGAAAGTCCCGAACAGTAATTGCCAGAACCCAGCAGCATGCACCTTAAAGTTTGCTGCTGGTACTGCACATTTACTCTTGGttggcaccgtggctcatgcctgtagtcccagcactttcggaggcctaggctggtggatcacttgaggtcaggagttcgagaccagcctggccaacatgacgaaatctcgtctctgctaaaaaacacaacaattagctgggcatgctggctggcatctggaatcccagctattccggaggctgaggtgggagaatcactcgagcttgggaggtggaggctacaatgagccaagattgcaccactgcactccagcctgggtgacagagctcgctccatctcaaaaaaataaaagggcagAGAGAGCTGTTTCTCGGGTTCTGGGATGTGGTGGGGTTGAGGCAGCTAGTTTTTGTGCTGTCATGAGAGTGACTGCATTGGCAGAACTTGAACGATAAGGAATGGTTTCAAATAGAAAGTCAGCCGACTGTCATGATGAAAGTCAAGAAGGCctaatttggccgggcgcggtggctcacgcctgtaatcccagcactttgggaggccgaggcgggcggatcacgaggtcaggagatcgagactgtcctggctaacacggtgacaccctcgtctctactaaaaataaaaaaattagccgggcgtggtgtcgtgcgcctgtagtcccagctacttgggaggctgaggcaggagaatggcgtgaacccgggaggtggagcttgcagtgagctgagatcgcgccactgcactccagcctgggcaacagtgagactccgtctcaaaaaaaaaataaaacaataaggcCTAATTTGATGATTCTTAGCTATAAAAGTAAAGTAGTAGTGGGAAATTGAGAATGAAAcgttacattttacattttattggctTGAAtccaataaatgttaaaagtgtGGATTTCCAGGTAATGTCATCAGGATATGACTTTTGATGATTGCTTCTAAGGAGTCAGACCCTGATTCCCTAGTGTCCCACAAAGATCTGGGCTGTGTGGGGGCTTCTGGCAGTATGTGGGCTAATCCTGCCTCTCCACCTTTGTCCCCAGGTACTCTGTGGATATCCCCTTGGACAAAACTGTTGTCAATAAAGATGTCTTCAGAGATCCTGCTCTTAAACGCAAGGCCCGACGAGAGGCCAAGGTCAAGTTTGAAGAGAGGTAAGTAGGCTTTGGTAGTGAATGGTGGAGTATGGTTTCACTATTTCCATTCCTCTCCTCAttgatgttctctttttttcccttctagaTACAAGACAGGCAAGAACAAGTGGTTCTTCCAGAAGCTGCGGTTTTAGATGCTTTGTTTtggtcattaaaaattaaaaaggaaagaaagcctgTGTCTGCATGTTGTTTGTATTACCAGACTCTGAAAAGGAGAACATTATTGAATAGGAAACACtggatgggctgggcacggtggctcacacctgtaatcccagtgtgaggccgaggcaggcggatcaggaggtcaagagatttgagaccaccctggccaacatggtgaaaccccatccctactaaaaatacaagaatcagctgggtgtggtggtgcaggtctgtagtcccagctacttgggaggctgaggcaggagaatcacttgaacctgggaggcggaggttgctgtgagccaagatagcactaCTACATTCCAGTCTGACGacatcgagactccatctcaaaaaaagacacgGTGATGGATGAGGGGCTGGGAAAATGTTAAATCTGCCCTAATGAGGTTTACACTGCCTCTGTCCTTAGCTTGATAATCCCTGTGAAGAATTGTGTAGCCTCCCTGGCTTCTACCCATTACGTGCCAGGAGAACCTCTGCTACACTCTGCCCCTCCTTGTGACAACCAAAAGCCCCTGAGTGGTGGGGATCACATATTTTTGATTGAGAACTGCTAACCTGAAATTCTCAAACCTTAGCACAGATAGAGATCACCTGGATGGTTTGTTAAGCCACAGATTGCTGAAATCCTGCCCTCAGACCCATCCAGGAGGTCTGAGTTTCTAGGAAGTTTTCAGATGACGCTGGTACTGGTGCAGATGAGGTGGGGACCACCCTGGAGAGCTGTTCCTGGTGGTAACGACGGATGCCAGTGGTGAAACCCCAAGCCTAGAGCTGCTGTTTAATAGGACAAGGGAGTGCTCCTCAAATGGCCTGGCTGGCGGAGACTTGAAGAAAGTGACGAAAGGGGCTTGGGCGTTGGGCTGTGCCGCTACCATGCACTACTGTGTTTGTGCAGGAGAGACCTGTGGCTCTTAGGATCTGGCATTTTACCTCACAATGGACTGCAGCTAGCCATGTTGCATGGATGAAATAGGTGTTCCATCTGAACTGGTTCTGTCACTAGAGGGAACCAAGATTCAAACAGGCCAGTTTGCCAAGTCTGCTAGGTACCACACTTGCACTTGGGAACCGGAGGGGGCGGGGGGGCGGGAAGGGGCTCAAAGTAGGATTGGTGAGTAACTGGAAAAAACCTTGGGCTAGGTTATTAGGAAacttttttgagagggagttttgctctttgacCCACCCAATCTGGGGTGaggtggtgccatcttggcttactgcaacctctgcccaccctgggttcaagcaattctcctgcctcagcctcccaagtaactgggactacaggagtgtgccaccacacccagctaatttttgaatttttagaagagacagggtttcactatgttggccagaatgatcttgaactccctgatctcatgatctgcccgcctcagcctcccaaagtgctgggattacaggtgtgagccaccacatccagccagggAAGCACAACTTGAATCTTCTCACACTTAAGTATTAAGGCATCTCTGTTGAGACagactcctatttttttttttttttttttttttttgagacggagtctcgctctgtggcccaggctggagtgcagtggcaggatctcagctcactgcaagctccacctgcgtgggtttcgccattctctgcctcagcctcccgaggtagctgggactacaggctcgccatcTGCATCCCggctactttgtatttttttttttttttttttttttttttttttttggggcggagtctcagctctgtcgcccggctggagtgcggtggcggatctcagctcactgcaagctcacctcccaggttcacaccattctcctgcctcagcctcccgagtagctgggactacagagcccgccacctcgcccggctagtttttgtatttttagtggaggcgggggtttcaccatgttagcccatgttgggatggtctcgatctctgacctcgtgtgatccgcccgtcaccggcctcccaaagtgctgggattacaggcttgagccaccagcccggccagtttttgtatttttagtagagcccggggtttcaccgtgttagccaggatggtctcgatctcctgacctcgtgatccgcccgtctcggcctcccaaagtgctgggattacaggcttgagccaccgcgcccggccgagacagACTCCTATTAAGTAGCTTGCCTACTCAGGGTCAAACCCCAAGTTTAAATACTATTCCTACCAGGTTTGGATCCATGCTTCTCCGAttcctagctctgtgaccttgggcatgtttcTAAtgctctgtgcctcaattttctcaatcTGTAAAGTCAAGAAAATAGAACCAACTTCATGGCATTGATTTGAAGAGTTAATTCACGTAGAGCACAAGGGTGTTGGCCACATAATAGCTCTCGGTGCtgggcagtctttttttttttttttgagacggagcctggctctgcggcccaggctggagtttagtggcgcgatctcagctcactgcaagctccgcctcccgggttcacgccattctcctgcctcagcctcccgagtagctgggactacaggcacctgcgactgtgcccggctaattttttttattttttatttatttttattttttagtagagacgtttcatcgtgttagccaggatggtcttgatctcctgacctcgtgatccgcccaccccggccttccaaagtgctggaattacaggagtaagccactgcgcccggcggtGCTGGGCACTCTTAacagttttctgaatttttttttttttttttgagacaagagtcttgccctgtcaccaagctggagtacagtggcacaatctcagctcactgcaacctccacctcccaggttcaagcgattcccccatttcagcctcccgagtagctgggattacaggtctgtgccaccatgcccggctaatttttgtatttttagtagagacagcgtttcaccatgttggtcaggctggtctccaactcctgacctcaagtgatccgcccgcctcagcttcccaaagtgctgggattacaggcatgagccaccgcacccaggcttcttttttttttaagagacaaggttcactgggttgcccaggctggcctcgaactcccgggctcaagcagtcctcctgcctcaacctgctaGAACTATAGGCACGTGTAGGCCCAGCTGCTGGgattggcacttttttttttttttagtcggaatctcgctctgttgcccaggctggagtgcaatggcgtgatccggactggttaattttttgtattttagtagagacggggtttcaccatggtggccagggtggtctcatgatccacccgcctcgacctcccaaagtgctgggattacaggcgtgagccactgcgcctggcagttTTGTGAACTTGAACTATGGGCTTTATCTGTCCTGATTGTGTTTCTCGTTCATTCAgcaattattactttattttttgagttggagtttcactcttgtcatccaggttggagtgcaacagcactatctcggctcaatgcaacctctgcctcccgggttccagctattctgcctcggcctcacaagtagctgggattataggactgcaccaccacgcccggctaatttttgtatttttttagtaaagatggggtttcaccatgttggccaggctggtctcctgacctcaggtgatctgcccgcctgggcctcccagagtgctgggattacaggtgtaagccaccgcgcccagctcattcaacaattattttatcAATGTTGATGTGCCCAGCATTATTCTAGGCTCTAGGGAAATAATCCATTGACAAAGCAGGGTCTACCAATGTGCTTGTCCGAGATTGCTGGGAATGGTTGACTGGGGCCAGTTTGCAGTGGCTGTGAGGTGGCTTTCCTTGAGGCACCATGGCTGAGTGAAGTCGACTTTGATGATCAAGAAGGCTCCTCCCAGAGATGGGGAGGCCTCGGCAGGGGGCGGCATGTGAGCGCCAGAGGGCAGGGATTTCACGGAAATGAAAGTGGAAGCAAACAGCCTGCGAGCAGAACCTCCTGAGGTGTTCGGGTCCTGCTGGGGCTGCGAGAGACCAAAGCCCTTGGAGGGGACGGGTACAAACAAGAGTTCAGTTGTGGTGGATTCTGCCAGTGTGCCCAGCTCTGAGGCCTCAGCTCTTGCCAAACAGACCCGAGACCCATGTCAGCCCCGGTGAATGCCGTAAGTGAGGAGGAGGGAGTTGGGAATTGGGGAAACAGGAACAATCCTTTGGCTAGGAACCCACAGATATCTCACGGCCTGGCAGCCAAGCCTCTCCCTGCCCATCTCAGGCCTGCTGAAGGGCTGGGGAGAAACACAGGGCTGGGATTGCCTCTGCCTTATGGAGTCGGTTCCCTAACCTATTGCCTCAGACAGGAGGAGCTCATTAAAtcctgtgtgtgtgcacttcTCTGGAGAGAGAATCCGTAGTTTCCATCAGATACTCAAAGGGTTCTGTGACCCAAATAACAATTGTTCTAGGCCAGgagtggtgtctcatgcctgtcattctagcactttgggaggcctgggcaatacagtgaaactccgtctctactaaaatacaaaaaattagctgggtgtggcggtgtgctcctgtaatcccagctacgtgggaggctgagacaggagaatcacttgaacctgggaggcggaggttgcggtgagccgagattgtgccactgcactacagcctgggtgacagagcgagactgtctcaaaaaaaaaaaagaaataaactaaaggaattaggctgggtgcagtggctcacgcctataatcccagccagcactttgggaggccgaggcggttggatcacttgaggttaggagtacgagaccagcctggccaacacagcgaaaccccatctctactaaaaacacaaaaattagccaggcgtggtggcacacacctgtaatcccagctactcgggagactgaggcgggagaattgcttgaacctggggcgcagaggttgcagtgagctgagattataccactatgctccactctgggcaacagagggagactgtctctctctctctcacacacacacacactatctatctatctatctatcgatcg
The Papio anubis isolate 15944 chromosome 17, Panubis1.0, whole genome shotgun sequence genome window above contains:
- the RPL27 gene encoding 60S ribosomal protein L27, which produces MGKFMKPGKVVLVLAGRYSGRKAVIVKNIDDGTSDRPYSHALVAGIDRYPRKVTAAMGKKKIAKRSKIKSFVKVYNYNHLMPTRYSVDIPLDKTVVNKDVFRDPALKRKARREAKVKFEERYKTGKNKWFFQKLRF